One Nitrospinota bacterium genomic window, GATCTGCTGGGAGACAAGTCCATTCTGGACGATTTTGTCACCGAGGCGAAAGAACATCTGGAGACTGTGGAGGAGGTTGTTCTAAGCCTGGAGAAACAGGCCGGGAGCGCGGGCTTCATCGAAGCGGTGAACCTGATATTCCGCGTGGTGCATACCATCAAGGGGACGGCCGGCTTCGTGGGCCTCACCAAACTGCAAGCGGTGGCCCATGCGGCGGAAACATTGCTCTCGATGCTCCGCGCCGGCGAACTGACGCTGAAACCGGGCCTTGTGGACGCGCTCTTGGCGGCCATAGACAGCATCCGCAGCATGGTCGATGACGTTGCAAACAGCAACAGCCACAACATCACCGAAGTGGTGGCCCGTCTGGATGCTTTTATCCTGGGCGGCATCCGCAACGTGGTCGATGACGTTGAAAAAATAAAAAACCAGAACGCCGATAAGGTGGTGGAACGCCTGGATGCTTTTGTCGCCGCGTCGCCTTCGCTGGCCGATGACACGGCCGGCGTGGCGAACGACCCTTCGATGGAAAGCGTTTTTGCGGAAGCAAAAGCGGCTGCGGAGGAAACAGCTAAACTATCCGCCGTGGAAATGCCCGAAAGGGCGAATCCCCTTCAAGGGGAAAAACCAGCTTTTACCGAGCGGAGAGGGGAAAGGGCGGATTTCGTCGACCGGCGGCAGGAAACCATCCGGATAAAGCTGAGCATTCTGGACGAGCTGATGCAGCTTGCCGGCGAACTGGTCTTGGTGCGTAACCAGCAGTTGCTCTCGGAAGACCGCTCCAATCCGAACAGCCGCGCCAACATCCAGCGGCTCGATATCGTCACCTCGGAATTGCAAGAAACCATCATGGCCACCCGCATGCAGCCCATCGGCAACCTCTTCAACCGGTTTACCCGCGTGGTGCGCGATCTCGGCAACAAGCTGGGCAAACAGATTGAACTGGATATCACCGGCAGCGACGTGGAACTGGACAACACCATTCTGGAAGCCCTTGCGGACCCGATGACGCACCTCGTCCGCAATTCATGCGACCACGGCATAGAATTGCCCGCCGACCGGGTCAAGGCGGGCAAAAAAGAGGCCGGCAAGGTTAACCTTCGCGCCTACCACCGCAGCGGCCAGATAAATATAGAAATGTCGGATGATGGCAAAGGGATAAACCCGGCGGTCGTCCGCCGCAAAGCGCTGGAGAAGGGACTCAAAACGGAAGCCGAGTTGGCTGAAATGCCCGAGAAGGATATCGTTTCGCTCATTTTGCTCCCCGGTTTCTCCACGGCCGAACAGTTAAGCGACGTATCCGGCCGCGGCGTCGGCATGGACGTGGTGAAAACCGGCATCGAACGGTTAGGCGGCACGCTGGATATTGATTCGCAGGTGGGCAAGGGAACCACCGTCCATATGCGGTTGCCGCTGACGTTGGCCATCATCCCGTGCCTCATCGTGATGGTGGGGAAATACCGCTACGCCATCCCGCAGGTGAATCTGGAGGAGTTGGTCTGCCTGTATGACGAAGATGTCGCGACGAAGATAGAGTGCGCCGGTGACACCGAGGTGTACCGCCTGCGCGACAAGCTGCTCCCCATTGTGCGGATCGACGAGGTTCTGAAACGCCCCAAACCGTTTACCGCCGCCGACCGTTCGGCGATCACCGAAGACAACCGGAAACAGCAGGAGAAATACCTTGCCCAACTCGCGGGCAATGCAACGGAAGGGGCGTCACAGGCGCCGCACTCGCTCAATTTCATTGTGGTGAATGTTGTGAACCACTCCTTTGGCCTCGTCGTGGACAAAGTCATCGGCACCGAGGAGATCGTGGTGAAGCCGGTGCATCCGGCGGTGAAATCGCTTGGATGCTATGCCGGTTCCACGGTGATGGGGGACGGCCGCGTGGCGCTTATCCTGGACGTGCAGGGCGTGGCCCGTCACGCCGGGGTCAGCTTCGATGGCGGCGCCAAGGAAGCCGCACAGGACCGCAATGCGTTGCGCGCGACGGATATGCAGCGGGTGCTCCTTTTCAAAAGCGGTCCCGCCGAGCAGCTTGCCGCCCCGCTTTCCCTCATCAAGCGGATCGAAGCCATCAAAACGGAAAACATCGAGCGCATCGGCGGCCGCGAATATATCACCATCGAAGGCCAGTCCACCCTCATCCTGCGGCCGGACAAGCATCTGGCGGTCTCTCCCGCCGCGGACAAAAAAGAGATGTTCCTCATCATCCCGCGCATGGCGCGCCATCCGTTCGGGGTGCTGGTATCGCAATTGCTGGATACCATTGAGGCCGGCGTGGAGCTGAATACCGACTCATACGCCGAGGAAGGGCTTCTTGGCACCGCCATCATCAAGGACAAGATGACCCTTTTCCTGGATATCGACACGCTTATCCGGAAAGCGGAGCCGGCCTGGTTTCCCGCCGGTGGCGCCGGGAAAACCGGCGGCAAAATACTTCTTGTGGAAGATTCCCCTTTCTACCGCCGGTTGGTGAAAAAATATCTCGAGGCGGAAGGGTACGAAGTGGCGGAGGCCGGAAACGGCCAGGAGGGCCTTGCGCAACTGGATGCCCGCGAATTCGACCTTGTCATTTCCGACATCCAAATGCCGGTCATGGACGGCCTGACCTTTATACGAAACCTGCGCGCCGGATCACGGCAAAAGGGCATACCCGCGATAGCCCTTACCGCGCTCAATAACGACCGGGACAGGGTAAACGCCAAAGACGCCGGGTTCAACCATTATGAGTTGAAGATGAGCCGTGACCAGTTGCTCGCCAGCGTTGCGGAACTGATGGATATCGGCGCGGGCAACAGGAATTGAGGGAGGGAAATAGCATGGAAACGCTCGCCGCGCATAAACCGGAAAAGGAAAAGGAAAAGGAAAAGTTGGCGGTGCAAAACCGGCAGTTTTGCACCTTCTGGCTCTCTGGCCGGCTCTTTGGCGTGCAGATTTTGGACGTGAAGGAAATCCACCCCGAAGTCGCCATCACTCCCATTTTTCACGCGCCCCGCGAGGTGAAGGGGTATGTGAACATACGGGGACAGGTATACCTGATACTCGATCTCCGCCCGATGCTCGGATTCGAGAGCAGGGAAATCGACCGCAAGAGCTGCCTGGTTATTTTCAAGAACACCGTCGGGGAGCCGTTTGGCGTGTTGGTGGATCAGATCGGCGATGTGGTGGAAGTATCAAGCGACCAGATAGAGACGGGGGGCGGGGATGGCGGCGGACAGGATAAAATGGGCGCCGCGGGCATGGTTCAATCCGTCTGCAAATTGCCGCAGTCCTTGCTGGTGGTGTTGGATGCCCGGAAATTCCTGGGATCGATGGAAACCAAGTAACAAAAATGAATATATTAAAGGTGATTATTCAATGACGGACAAGAAGGGCGTCACCAAATATAGCGGCGGGGCCACACGGATCGAGGAGGGGCGGAACATGGAAGCTGTCGGCAAATCACGGGGTTTTAGCATTCGGACAAAGCTCTTGGGCGGATTCGCCTTGGTGGCGCTTATCGGCGCGGTCGTAGCCGGCATCGGCATGGCGGGCATAAAAAGTTCCGAGAAAGCCGCGACGGGTATTGATGAAATTTACATTCCCACAATTGGGGTGTTATCGGATGTGCGCGGGTTACTCTGGCGCAGCCAAGTCAATCAACTTATCCTTGCCAATCCACTTGCCATGCCGGATATGCGCAAGACCCAGTACAATTTTGAAGACGAGTTTAACGCAATTGAAACAAACTGGAAAATCTATGACGGCTTTAAAAAAGCCGATGATAGTAATGACCTTGCCGAGTCGTTCATAGAAAAGTTTGGAGAGTATAAACGTAAGTCATTGGCGCTGATCGAAATTTCAAAGCAAAAAGACGCGCTATTGGACGCCAGCATTCTACCCAAGGACGCAAAGGTGGTTGCCTTGGACGAAAAATTCTGGACCTTTTACCTGGAGGTCCGCGCCAATCACGAAGATATGATGACGTATCTTGATGGTTTAATGGCGCTTAATGTCGCTGAATCGGGCAATGCGTCAAGCATCGCGGTGGCGAATGCCGAGAAGTTTTTCATCGTTTTGACCGCTGCGGCTATTATCGGCTTCATCCTCGCCCTGATGCTGGGGTATTACCTTTCCCGCTCCATCACCCGCCCGGTTATTGCCATGGTGGAAGTAATCAGGGATGTGGCGGAAGGGGACTTTACGCGGGAAGTGCCGATTACCAGCCACGATGAAATCGGCGTGATGGGCGAGACCTTCAACGGCATGGTGGAATATCTGCGCGGGATGTTTAAAGAAATCAGCGGAAGCTCCCGCACGCTGGCGGCATCGGCGGAGAAACTAACGGCCATTTCGTCGCAGCTTTCCGCCAGTTCCGAGCAGATGTCGCAGCAGTCGGTGGGTGTTGCCAGCGCCACCGAACAGATGTCGTCGAATATCAACTCCATGGCAACGGCGGTGGAAGAGGCGAGCATGAACGCCACCGCCGTTTCGGGCACGGCGGAGCAGGTGTCGGCGAATATGCGCTCCATCGCCACCTCAGT contains:
- a CDS encoding methyl-accepting chemotaxis protein, with the translated sequence MTDKKGVTKYSGGATRIEEGRNMEAVGKSRGFSIRTKLLGGFALVALIGAVVAGIGMAGIKSSEKAATGIDEIYIPTIGVLSDVRGLLWRSQVNQLILANPLAMPDMRKTQYNFEDEFNAIETNWKIYDGFKKADDSNDLAESFIEKFGEYKRKSLALIEISKQKDALLDASILPKDAKVVALDEKFWTFYLEVRANHEDMMTYLDGLMALNVAESGNASSIAVANAEKFFIVLTAAAIIGFILALMLGYYLSRSITRPVIAMVEVIRDVAEGDFTREVPITSHDEIGVMGETFNGMVEYLRGMFKEISGSSRTLAASAEKLTAISSQLSASSEQMSQQSVGVASATEQMSSNINSMATAVEEASMNATAVSGTAEQVSANMRSIATSVEEMSQSIREVAKSADETSKVAGDAMGLSKNACDTMQTLGAAANEIGKVTAMIKRIAEQTNLLALNATIEAASAGEAGRGFAVVANEIKELANQSARAAEEIAAKIDGVRGSTTSAVKVISDVSDIIGKINTSVESITGAVNQQTAAANEISRNVSEVSKGAVDIAGSIAEVAKGATEISRNSGEAARGANEVSSNIQGISKAVADNNSGIQQINSSSGELAKMASSMQAMVSRFKVENNGNGHRPPANVVVVGGNY
- a CDS encoding chemotaxis protein CheW, which produces MEMEDLLGDKSILDDFVTEAKEHLETVEEVVLSLEKQAGSAGFIEAVNLIFRVVHTIKGTAGFVGLTKLQAVAHAAETLLSMLRAGELTLKPGLVDALLAAIDSIRSMVDDVANSNSHNITEVVARLDAFILGGIRNVVDDVEKIKNQNADKVVERLDAFVAASPSLADDTAGVANDPSMESVFAEAKAAAEETAKLSAVEMPERANPLQGEKPAFTERRGERADFVDRRQETIRIKLSILDELMQLAGELVLVRNQQLLSEDRSNPNSRANIQRLDIVTSELQETIMATRMQPIGNLFNRFTRVVRDLGNKLGKQIELDITGSDVELDNTILEALADPMTHLVRNSCDHGIELPADRVKAGKKEAGKVNLRAYHRSGQINIEMSDDGKGINPAVVRRKALEKGLKTEAELAEMPEKDIVSLILLPGFSTAEQLSDVSGRGVGMDVVKTGIERLGGTLDIDSQVGKGTTVHMRLPLTLAIIPCLIVMVGKYRYAIPQVNLEELVCLYDEDVATKIECAGDTEVYRLRDKLLPIVRIDEVLKRPKPFTAADRSAITEDNRKQQEKYLAQLAGNATEGASQAPHSLNFIVVNVVNHSFGLVVDKVIGTEEIVVKPVHPAVKSLGCYAGSTVMGDGRVALILDVQGVARHAGVSFDGGAKEAAQDRNALRATDMQRVLLFKSGPAEQLAAPLSLIKRIEAIKTENIERIGGREYITIEGQSTLILRPDKHLAVSPAADKKEMFLIIPRMARHPFGVLVSQLLDTIEAGVELNTDSYAEEGLLGTAIIKDKMTLFLDIDTLIRKAEPAWFPAGGAGKTGGKILLVEDSPFYRRLVKKYLEAEGYEVAEAGNGQEGLAQLDAREFDLVISDIQMPVMDGLTFIRNLRAGSRQKGIPAIALTALNNDRDRVNAKDAGFNHYELKMSRDQLLASVAELMDIGAGNRN
- a CDS encoding chemotaxis protein CheW, coding for METLAAHKPEKEKEKEKLAVQNRQFCTFWLSGRLFGVQILDVKEIHPEVAITPIFHAPREVKGYVNIRGQVYLILDLRPMLGFESREIDRKSCLVIFKNTVGEPFGVLVDQIGDVVEVSSDQIETGGGDGGGQDKMGAAGMVQSVCKLPQSLLVVLDARKFLGSMETK